The following is a genomic window from Sporosarcina jeotgali.
GTTTCCCTAATAATACAACCGGTTCCCCTGCAGGGAGTTGTTCAGGCAAGCGGATCATGCACTGATCCATACAGATTGTTCCAACAATCGGGACGCGTTGTCCGCGAACCAATACGTGCTGATTGCGCAATCCGCGCTTCAATCCATCTGCATAGCCGATCGGCAGCGTCGCGATCCATTCACCAGGCCGTGACACATAGGTGCCCCCATAACTGATTGGTTCTTCCGCAACCATTTGCTTCACAAATGCAATCTCCGTTTCCAATCGCAATGCACGCTCGAGCGGAAATGGCAGTTCCCTTGCGACCACTTCAGATGGCGCTATGCCATACATACCGATGCCAAAACGAACAGCATCGAGCGCAAAATCCGGAAACCTCAGTGCCGCTGCGCTATTTGCCGCGTGAATAAGTTTCGGACGTTCCGGAAAGCATGCTGCCAGCCGATTAAATTTCCGGAATTGCACCTTCGTACTCTTCGTATCTTGTTCATCAGCAGTAGCGAAGTGCGTAAATATACCTTCCACTTCGATAGCGGAAGTTCCTTCAAGAATTTTGAGTAATTCAATTATTTCTTCTTCACTTCTTACTCCTATCCTACCCATTCCCGTGTCAATTTTTACATGAGTCTTCAAAGTTTCCTCATTTCCCTGAAGTTCGGCTGCAGCAGCTTGCGCCCATTGTACCCCTGGAATTGTCACGGTAATATCCTGTCGTATCGCTTCTTTCAAGAATGGGATAGGGACAGGTCCAAGCACTAGAATCGGTTGTTGAATACCTGAATCGCGTAAATCCAATGCTTCGTCAGGCGTTGCAACCGCCGCCATTATGGCACCCTCTCTGAAAGCAGCCCGTGCACTTTCAGCTGCTCCATGTCCATAACCGTCTGCTTTTACGACTGCTATTACACCGGTCTCTGCGGGCAGCTTCTTTCTTAACTTTCTAACATTCGTCCGAATCGCACTAGTATCTACTACAGCACGGGTCGGTCGGTAGTTCACTCTGCCTGTCACGCGGATCACCTCTTCAGAATAAGTAGTCCTATTATCATCCTGAAAGGCATCACACGTCAATTCAGATAAGAAGCGGGTACCCAATTGTTCGGCACCCGCTTGTTTCGTATCATTTACTTAACTACATCTGGCTGCATCGATCCAGCTACTTGAATGAGTTCACCCTTACTGAGCGATTCAGAAGCTACATAAAACGCAATTCCATCTTGCTCCCAGCGAATCGTATTACCTGAAAGTGCTGCGACAGCGAATCCTAAATCTACTGGATCTCCATCAATGGATACGGGCACTTGGCTATCCACTGCAGCTGCCGGTTCTTGAACAACGACGTACTCTTTTCCAGCACCGCCATAAGATAAGAAGAGACGCGTTCCAGTTTCTGTTGCGACCGGTTCTTCGCTTATCAATGTAACACCTTCAAAGGAAGCGGAAGGATAGAAGGTTTCAAGCTGCGCATTTTTGTCCTTTGGCTTTTCTTCTTTTTTCTCGTGATCCATATTTTCCGTCTCCACTTTATAGTCATCCGCTTTACGCTTTACGCCTAAAGTGATTTTCTTGAATGTCACACGGATTTTCTCTTCCTTGTTTTCATCTAACAACGAAACGTGCGTTGGAAGCAATGTCTTTTTGTCGATGTGAATCTGTTGTTTCGGCAATACTGCCTTATGATTATTTCGTGTTGCCGTTTCAAATACATACGTCTTATCTTTCTCTGTCATCGTTGACTTCTTATCTGCTTTAATATCATCAGATAGTGTGCTGATTAAGTACGCCTGGCTATTTTGTGCCGGCCAGTCACTTTGGAATTTGTACGTCTTGTTCAATGACGGTGTGACGACAAAAACTCCCTCTTCGTTGCGGACAATCATTTGAGACTCATCTTTCTCTTTTTGGGAAACGTCCACTTTGTAAAAATCAGGCTTCGTGTGCCAAACCGTCACGTCATAGAGACGCGGTTCTTCTCCGGTCTTAATCTCCATCGTTGCTTGAAGATCGTACCCGTTGGAATCATTCCATTTCCCACTCAGTTTCTTGACGACATCTTCCTTCGATGGTGCTCCGCAAGCAGTCAGTAACAATAGAACCGCACCCAACAACAGTAATCCAATTTTGCTTCGCATTCAGGTCATCCTCTCCTATTTCAATCGGGTAGGTCATCTTATGAGGAGGGACAGTCATTTATGCAAAGGTGTTTAGAAACGTTCCATTTTTTGAAGGATTACTTGCGCAGCAGCTACTGTCTTCGTATGTGTAATGGAAACAAACCCGTCCACGGGAAGTCCTTTAAAGTATAGAATCGGTGCGCCTTTTTCATTCGGTAAAATTGCAACATCCAGAAAACTGCATTCAGGCCCAATTCCCGTTCCAAGTGCTTTGGCGTAGGCTTCTTTCGCTGCAAAACGGCCGGCAAGGAACTCAATGCGGCGCTGATTCGAAAGATCTGCGTAAACGTGCTGTTCTTCAGTTGTAAGAATCCGATTCCGGAATTTATCGGATTTGCTGTCCAGTTCCGCGATCCGGTCCAATTCCGTAATATCCAAACCAATTCCTGCGATCACACAGTCACCTTCTTTCCATATAGTGTTGAAAAATTGTATACTTACTTTAAAGATCGGGGGAGAGACATGTTTATCCGTACTGAAAGTTTTTCTCAATACATTCGGCAATACCCAGTGGTGTCCACGCTTATCGCACTAAATGTGGTCATATATTTACTGTCATTATTGCCCTTCATAGGCGACCCTATCCGCAACTTCGGAGTAGGCTCGAATTACATGATTGCGCAGGGTGAATATTGGCGCCTAGTCACGCCCATGTTTTTACACGCCGGAATCATGCATTTGTTGTTCAATATGTTTTCCTTATTCATCTTCGGACCTGAACTGGAGAAGGTGGCTGGGAAAGCACGATTCCTAACTGTCTATTTCTTGGCAGGTATCTTCGGTGACATCGCGACGTTCTTCGTCTACGATTCCAGTTATTTGCACGTTGGCGCTAGTGGTGCGATCTTCGGGATTTTCGGTGCATTTGGAGCACTTGTGTATTATACAAAAAAGATGCTGCCTCAGCTTCGCCAAATTATCCTGCCCATTATCGTACTGAGCGTGGTCATGACTTTTATCGGGCCTAATATTAACGCAGCTGCACATATTGCGGGGCTGGTTGTTGGGTTCTTAATCGGATTAAGCATTTTCCATCCTAAGCGAATCATTAGCTGGCGCAAGCCGAAGCTCAAAGTTGTTCAGAAAAGATAAAGACTGCTAGAAAGTCAGTGTTGCTGACTTTCTGACAGTCTTTTTTTGGTTTATGGAGGGTGCTATTTGGTGGGTTATGATCACTTTGGGGGATTTATGAGCGCTTCCAGTGGGTTATGATCACTTTCCGCGGGTTATGAGCGTTGCCAGTGGCTTATGATCACTTTCCCTGGGTTATGAGCGTTTCCGCTGGGTTATGATCACTTTCCCAAGTTTATGAGCGCAACCCATCAGGTTATGATCACTTTCCCAAGTTTATGAGCGCAACCCATCAGGTTATGATCACTTCCCCCACAATGCATGACCAATCCTCACTCTTATAACCACTACCCCCAACCAATTACAGCACCTAGCCTTGCGAAGGTTCATACCAATCCAGCAGTTCCTCCGCTTCATCCACATCCATTTGCCGCAGTCGGACGTCGTGAACGCCTATACCTGACTTTACGTTCAAGTGAATGGATGCCACACGTTTGCGCCGCTGGAAAATGGTTTGACGCAAATGCGCGGATTGAATCCGTTTTCGCATCGTGTAAGAGGTTTCCAGACTAATGCCTCGCGAGCGCATGGTGACTTGATTTCCACTGATTCGATACGCCGCCGAGCGATGCTGCCACATTCCAAACACCATTACGATCGGCACAATGAGCAGCGACAGCAGTCCATATGGATAGAAAAACCAGCTCACTAGCGCAATCACGGGAATCATCCATAGAAAATCGATTCGATAGTAAAACTTGCGGCCGCGCTTCGGCAGTTTCTCCAGAGGTTCCCGCAAATCCAATTCCGGAAAAATTGCTTGAAGCGGTTCGTACAACTCTGACTTTTTCACAAGCGGGAACAGCTGGATTTTGGATCCATCTCCTGCAGCACCTGCGCTATGAACAAGGACACGGCCATATCCAAACATTTGCCGCAATGGATTCTCCACAAAACTAATGCTTTGAATACGGCTAAGCGGAATCGTTGTCCGTTTTTTCTCTAGCAGGCCGCGTGTAATGATCAGCTCTTCATCCGAAACACGAACTGTAAACCCGTAATAGGAAAAGAACGTCATTGCAACAGATACTAACCACGCCAAAAACAATCCTGCTAAAACTAAAATCACAATTATAAATACACCAAACTTAATAAGACCCGCGAGCTCATCGCTCACTTTATCAAGCGGTAAAAACTCACCGAACTGGGACAGGAAGATTGCAACCCCTGAGAAAATAACACCGATTCCCCCAGACGTCGTAGCAAGTAGAACGAGCTGTTTCGGGTTCAAAGAAAACACACGTTTCTCAACAGATTCTTCATCAATCGGTTCTGCACTTTCTATCCCCGCCTCAATTGCATCTCCTGTTTCCTCAACTTTTCGTTTCTTCCCATCGGCAATCCTTTTCTTGATCAAATCCGCATCTTCACGGGTGACAGCTGTTAACTCTGCCTCCGCTTGATCTCCAGAAGAAGCAGCGGTTTCCACTTGCACGTTTACAAGTCCGAATGGGCGATGAAAAATTCCTTCTGTATAATTCAAACTTTGAATGCGTTCAAAAGGGATATAGCGTTTCTTCCGAACGAACAATCCCGATTCAATCCGCAGCTCACCATCTTCAAACCAGTACGAAAATCGTCTCCATTTGATAAATCCGCTGAATAGTAAATAGACGACGAGCACTGAACCTATGATCATCGACCAATTATCGAGAAACCAGTTGCCGCTGTCGTTATTTCTGCTCCCCGAGATAAAGACGACCACTAAAGGCAGAATGGCTTCCTTTAATGTTTTCAGACTTTCCACGATAATCGTAACCCAATGCAATTTGTAACGCGGTTCAGACATCGTCTTCCGCCACCTTTGCCAGCGCCGAAATACGATTTCGCAGTTCATCTGCTTCCTCAGTTGCCAGTGCTGGGATTGAGTGAACCGTCGCTGCAGAAGAAATCGATATCGCGGACAAATCATATTTCTTCAATATCGGACCTTGAGCTGTATCCACATGCTGGACACGCACCATCGGAATTAGCGTCCGTGTGACGATGAAAATGCCATGCTGTAATTCAATTTCAGACTCTCTCACTTCATAGCGCCACCTGGACCATCTGATCTTAGGGAACAGATAGATGAATAACCATCCGTATAATACAACAACAGAAGCAGCAATTATGTATACCCACCAGGGCCAATCAAAGATAACAGTCAGCGTACCCGCACCGATTGCAAGCAGCAGCACAACAGCCGTTTGCAGCCACCCATAGAGACGCCAAACAGTTAAGCCTTTCCTCGATAGTCTGTTCGCAGGTTCTTTTCTCACATCGATTCCTCCCTATCTATTACTAGTGTATACGATTGAAGAAGATAGATGTTTCAATAAATTAAATAAAAAGCTCGGGAAATGCACATTTTCCTGTGCACGTCCCGAGCTTTCCATTTATATAGTTAGTGATTAGCGTTCAGACCGTCCGCCACGTGAGCGATCCCGGTTTCCGCCTTCACGACTGCCGCCGCTGCTGCGTCCATCGCGACTTCCACCGCTGCTGCGTCCGTCACGGCTTCCACCGCTGCTGCGACGCTGACCGCCGCTGAATCCGCGGCCGCCGCCGTGTGAGCGATTGCCGCCACTGCGATTGCCTTTGTATCCGCCACGGCCACCGCCGCTGCCACCGCGTGATGGCAATGGACGTTCTTCTGTAATGGATACAGGAGTAGCGTCCGGCTCATTTGTTAGGTGTTTCAAAGCAGCTGCAACTAGATCTGTTGCATCGTACTTTCCAAGTAAATCTGTTGCGAATTGAACGTAATCATTCAGCTCATTCTTTTGAACAGCTTCAGCAAGCGTCTCAACTGCAACTTTCTGCTGGCCAAGAAGTGCTTCGTCAGATGTTGGCGGCTGAAGTGGATTCATACGCTTTTTCGTTGTTTCTTCAACAATACGAAGGTAACCCATTTCACGTGGTGTTACAAACGTAATCGCCATACCGCTCTTACCAGCACGACCTGTACGGCCGATACGGTGAACATAGCTTTCAGGATCCTGTGGAATATCAAAGTTGTAAACGTGAGTTACTCCAGAAATATCAAGTCCGCGAGCCGCAACGTCTGTTGCAACTAGAATGTCGACTTTACCCTCTTTGAATTGACGCAAAACAGACATACGTTTTGCTTGAGTCAAATCACCGTGGATTCCTTCTGCAATGTATCCGCGAATGTTAAGTGCATGTGAAAGCTCGTCAACACGGCGCTTTGTACGACCGAAAACGATCGCAAGTTCAGGCTGTTGAACGTTCAACAAACGAGATAGAATATCGAACTTTTCACGTTCTTGTGATTTCACGAAGAACTGTTCAATGTTTTCAACAGTCATTTCTTTTGACTTGATCTTAACCATTTCCGGATTCTTCATGAATGTTTCCGCAATTTTACGAATCGGTGCAGGCATTGTAGCTGAGAATAGCAATGTTTGGCGCTCTGCAGGAACATTCTCAAGAATAGAGTTAATGTCCTCGATGAAGCCCATGTTCAACATTTCATCTGCTTCGTCCAATACAAG
Proteins encoded in this region:
- the alr gene encoding alanine racemase, which translates into the protein MTGRVNYRPTRAVVDTSAIRTNVRKLRKKLPAETGVIAVVKADGYGHGAAESARAAFREGAIMAAVATPDEALDLRDSGIQQPILVLGPVPIPFLKEAIRQDITVTIPGVQWAQAAAAELQGNEETLKTHVKIDTGMGRIGVRSEEEIIELLKILEGTSAIEVEGIFTHFATADEQDTKSTKVQFRKFNRLAACFPERPKLIHAANSAAALRFPDFALDAVRFGIGMYGIAPSEVVARELPFPLERALRLETEIAFVKQMVAEEPISYGGTYVSRPGEWIATLPIGYADGLKRGLRNQHVLVRGQRVPIVGTICMDQCMIRLPEQLPAGEPVVLLGKQGNEEITMEEWATRIGTIPYEITVTIARRVQRQYFGD
- a CDS encoding LolA family protein; this translates as MRSKIGLLLLGAVLLLLTACGAPSKEDVVKKLSGKWNDSNGYDLQATMEIKTGEEPRLYDVTVWHTKPDFYKVDVSQKEKDESQMIVRNEEGVFVVTPSLNKTYKFQSDWPAQNSQAYLISTLSDDIKADKKSTMTEKDKTYVFETATRNNHKAVLPKQQIHIDKKTLLPTHVSLLDENKEEKIRVTFKKITLGVKRKADDYKVETENMDHEKKEEKPKDKNAQLETFYPSASFEGVTLISEEPVATETGTRLFLSYGGAGKEYVVVQEPAAAVDSQVPVSIDGDPVDLGFAVAALSGNTIRWEQDGIAFYVASESLSKGELIQVAGSMQPDVVK
- the acpS gene encoding holo-ACP synthase — translated: MIAGIGLDITELDRIAELDSKSDKFRNRILTTEEQHVYADLSNQRRIEFLAGRFAAKEAYAKALGTGIGPECSFLDVAILPNEKGAPILYFKGLPVDGFVSITHTKTVAAAQVILQKMERF
- a CDS encoding rhomboid family intramembrane serine protease, with amino-acid sequence MFIRTESFSQYIRQYPVVSTLIALNVVIYLLSLLPFIGDPIRNFGVGSNYMIAQGEYWRLVTPMFLHAGIMHLLFNMFSLFIFGPELEKVAGKARFLTVYFLAGIFGDIATFFVYDSSYLHVGASGAIFGIFGAFGALVYYTKKMLPQLRQIILPIIVLSVVMTFIGPNINAAAHIAGLVVGFLIGLSIFHPKRIISWRKPKLKVVQKR
- a CDS encoding PH domain-containing protein, whose product is MSEPRYKLHWVTIIVESLKTLKEAILPLVVVFISGSRNNDSGNWFLDNWSMIIGSVLVVYLLFSGFIKWRRFSYWFEDGELRIESGLFVRKKRYIPFERIQSLNYTEGIFHRPFGLVNVQVETAASSGDQAEAELTAVTREDADLIKKRIADGKKRKVEETGDAIEAGIESAEPIDEESVEKRVFSLNPKQLVLLATTSGGIGVIFSGVAIFLSQFGEFLPLDKVSDELAGLIKFGVFIIVILVLAGLFLAWLVSVAMTFFSYYGFTVRVSDEELIITRGLLEKKRTTIPLSRIQSISFVENPLRQMFGYGRVLVHSAGAAGDGSKIQLFPLVKKSELYEPLQAIFPELDLREPLEKLPKRGRKFYYRIDFLWMIPVIALVSWFFYPYGLLSLLIVPIVMVFGMWQHRSAAYRISGNQVTMRSRGISLETSYTMRKRIQSAHLRQTIFQRRKRVASIHLNVKSGIGVHDVRLRQMDVDEAEELLDWYEPSQG
- a CDS encoding PH domain-containing protein gives rise to the protein MRKEPANRLSRKGLTVWRLYGWLQTAVVLLLAIGAGTLTVIFDWPWWVYIIAASVVVLYGWLFIYLFPKIRWSRWRYEVRESEIELQHGIFIVTRTLIPMVRVQHVDTAQGPILKKYDLSAISISSAATVHSIPALATEEADELRNRISALAKVAEDDV
- a CDS encoding DEAD/DEAH box helicase; the protein is MTKFSELNISKSTQDSLKRMGFEEATPIQEGTVTFGMEGKDVIGQAQTGTGKTAAFGIPMIEKIDTSNPAVQALVIAPTRELAIQVSEEIYKIGYGKRARILSVFGGQEISRQIRALKNNPQIVVGTPGRILDHIKRKTLKLDGVQTLVLDEADEMLNMGFIEDINSILENVPAERQTLLFSATMPAPIRKIAETFMKNPEMVKIKSKEMTVENIEQFFVKSQEREKFDILSRLLNVQQPELAIVFGRTKRRVDELSHALNIRGYIAEGIHGDLTQAKRMSVLRQFKEGKVDILVATDVAARGLDISGVTHVYNFDIPQDPESYVHRIGRTGRAGKSGMAITFVTPREMGYLRIVEETTKKRMNPLQPPTSDEALLGQQKVAVETLAEAVQKNELNDYVQFATDLLGKYDATDLVAAALKHLTNEPDATPVSITEERPLPSRGGSGGGRGGYKGNRSGGNRSHGGGRGFSGGQRRSSGGSRDGRSSGGSRDGRSSGGSREGGNRDRSRGGRSER